Sequence from the Mesorhizobium sp. PAMC28654 genome:
GTGTTCACCGGCGGCGCAATAATCGCCGGACTTGCCTATGGCAGCGCTTCCACGATCCCCGAGGCGTTCGACCGCATGCGCGGCCATGGCGGTCAGTCGATAGCCGAACTGCAGATGCGCTTGCGCGAGGCCTCGCCGCACAAGGGTTCCTGGCCGAGGATTTCGGTCTGGCAGGGCTCGGCCGACACGACCGTCGTGCCGTCCAACGCGGATGCAATCCTCGCTCAATGGCAAGGGGTGCATGGCCTGGGCGCCAAGCCCACACGCGTGGAAACCGTCGACGGACAGAAGCGGCAGGTCTGGTGCGACGCCGATGGCCGCGAAGTGGTCGAGCGCTATAGCATTGTCGGCATGGGCCATGGCACGCCATTGAAGACGAATGGCGATGACGGAATAGGTCGGGCAGGGCCATTCATGCTGGATGTGGGGATATCCTCCACACATCATATCGCCAGCTTCTGGGGTATTGCGAAAGCCGGCGCACGTCGCCCGGCGCAAACAGACGCCGCCTCGGCAGTGCCCGCGTCCGGCACGGCTATTCGAGCCTACAGCTCGAAGGAAAAGCCGCGCGCGGTCCGCCTGGACCCGACGGACGAACAGCGGCCTGAGGCACGCGGTTCGTCCGCCGGCATAACCAAGGTCATCGAGGATGCCTTGCGTGCGGCAGGCTTGATGCGCTAGCCGCTACATCTTCACCTTCGGCTCGCGCGCCCAGAAACGCAGCGCGCCCAACTTCGTCAGAAATTCGGCCGTGTCCTTGGGGCCGGAGAGGTGCGCAAAACCATCGTCGAGCATGCCGGCGATGCCAGCCTTTTCCAGCAGCGGCATGGCGGCATCGACATAGCCGATGAACTTGCAATGGGCGAAAGCGTCGGCCACGAAATCGCGCGCGGTCGCTTCCTTCACCAGTCCTGGCACGGCGCTTGTAGCGGGCAGCAATGCAACCGCGTCATAGAGCACCGACGGACCGCCGCCGATCATCTGGTGCGCCTCGATCAGGCTGCCGTCGCTGGCCTTGGCGCCGCCGACCTTGGGGGCGATGATCTCGAAACTGGCTCCGGCCTTTGTCAGCGCTCCGGTCAACGCCTTGAGCAGCGCCGCA
This genomic interval carries:
- a CDS encoding alpha/beta hydrolase family esterase codes for the protein MRNISDTIARLSAMSGRQGASHSNYPDRLSDVTGFGSNPGALRARAYIPGNIPGNAALVVVLHGCTQSAAAYDHGSGWSQLADQEGFAVLFPEQQRANNANLCFNWFVPGDISRDSGEALSIRQMIEAVVVAHGLDRKRIYITGLSAGGAMATAMLAAYPEVFTGGAIIAGLAYGSASTIPEAFDRMRGHGGQSIAELQMRLREASPHKGSWPRISVWQGSADTTVVPSNADAILAQWQGVHGLGAKPTRVETVDGQKRQVWCDADGREVVERYSIVGMGHGTPLKTNGDDGIGRAGPFMLDVGISSTHHIASFWGIAKAGARRPAQTDAASAVPASGTAIRAYSSKEKPRAVRLDPTDEQRPEARGSSAGITKVIEDALRAAGLMR